In Nocardioides sp., the following proteins share a genomic window:
- a CDS encoding aminotransferase class I/II-fold pyridoxal phosphate-dependent enzyme gives MTSRWEIASRANIAPFHVMDLLAAAERRQASHGDLVNLVAGQPSTGAPAAVRAEAVRLLQSDDALGYTVADGISPLREAIAAHHRRLHDIDVDPQDVVVTTGSSGGFLLAFLAAFEAGDRVAMARPGYPCYRNVLSALGCEVVEIETGPENRFQPTVERLAAIPRLKGVVVASPANPTGTMLLPEELAAIARWCEENGVQLISDEIYHGIEYAPLDGGTSMSRSAWETSREAIVFSSFSKFFSMTGWRIGWMLVPPRLRRAVDILTGNFTICPPALAQHAAIAAFSEESYAECEAHVTRYADNRRLLLEGLPALGVERLAPADGAFYVYADVGHLTQDSLGFCLDVLDRTGVAMAPGIDFDTVDGGRFVRLAFAGSQAAIREGLTRLSTAF, from the coding sequence ATGACGTCACGTTGGGAGATCGCCAGCCGCGCCAACATCGCGCCTTTCCATGTGATGGATCTGCTCGCTGCGGCCGAACGGCGCCAGGCCTCCCACGGCGACTTGGTGAACCTGGTCGCGGGCCAGCCCAGCACCGGCGCACCCGCTGCGGTGCGAGCCGAGGCCGTACGCCTGCTTCAAAGTGACGACGCGCTCGGTTACACCGTCGCCGACGGCATCTCACCGTTGCGCGAGGCGATCGCCGCGCATCACCGACGGCTGCACGACATCGACGTGGACCCCCAGGACGTCGTGGTGACTACCGGTTCTTCGGGCGGCTTCCTGTTGGCCTTCCTGGCGGCCTTCGAAGCCGGTGATCGGGTGGCGATGGCGCGTCCGGGCTACCCGTGTTATCGCAACGTCCTGTCCGCACTGGGATGCGAGGTCGTGGAGATCGAGACCGGCCCGGAGAACCGCTTCCAACCCACGGTCGAACGACTCGCCGCGATCCCGCGCTTGAAGGGGGTCGTCGTCGCCTCACCGGCCAACCCGACCGGGACGATGCTGTTGCCCGAGGAGCTGGCCGCGATCGCGCGCTGGTGCGAGGAGAACGGGGTGCAGTTGATCTCGGATGAGATCTATCACGGCATCGAGTACGCCCCGCTCGACGGTGGCACGTCGATGTCACGCTCAGCGTGGGAGACCAGCCGCGAGGCGATCGTGTTCTCGTCCTTCTCGAAGTTCTTCTCGATGACCGGTTGGCGGATCGGCTGGATGTTGGTACCGCCGAGGCTGCGGCGGGCGGTGGACATCCTCACCGGCAACTTCACGATCTGCCCTCCGGCGCTGGCCCAGCACGCAGCGATCGCGGCCTTCTCCGAGGAGTCGTACGCCGAGTGCGAGGCGCACGTGACGCGCTACGCCGACAACCGGCGCCTCCTGCTCGAAGGGCTGCCCGCGTTGGGGGTGGAGCGGCTGGCACCTGCCGACGGCGCGTTCTATGTCTATGCCGACGTGGGCCACCTGACGCAGGACTCGTTGGGCTTCTGCCTCGACGTCTTGGACCGTACGGGCGTGGCGATGGCACCGGGAATCGACTTCGACACCGTCGACGGTGGCCGATTCGTACGTCTGGCGTTCGCGGGGTCGCAGGCCGCTATTCGCGAAGGACTCACGCGGCTGTCCACAGCGTTCTGA
- a CDS encoding FAD-binding protein, with the protein MFDYLMAVTPDPDAEKIRAYAEGSADHLDWLEELGFEFERSFFAGKAVIQPQTQGLMFTGNEKVWPFRDQIPPAPRGHKVPKPGDTGGASMVLDLLRDRLAESDAEVRFETGVTNLVVDESGAVVGVGWRRFDETGYVRAKAVILAAGGFVMNPEMVAEFTPTLGSKLIPLGATHDDGLGLRLGRSVGGAWEHMNEAFITAPFYPPSGLVKGIVVNKDGKRFVAEDSYHSRTSYFVMRQPEQRAYLIVDSEHIEHPEIPLCPFIDGWETIEEMETALNLPPGSLAATLATYNENAAKGEDPEFHKHPDWLAPQDQGPWGAYDLTLGNALYAGFTMGGLACDLDGRVEREDGETIPGLFAAGACASNIAQDAAGYASGTQLGEGSFFGRRAGRAAADLAASGA; encoded by the coding sequence ATGTTCGACTACCTGATGGCTGTCACGCCCGACCCGGACGCAGAGAAGATCCGGGCGTACGCCGAGGGGTCGGCCGATCATCTCGACTGGCTGGAGGAGTTGGGCTTCGAGTTCGAGCGATCCTTCTTCGCCGGCAAGGCGGTGATCCAACCGCAGACCCAAGGCTTGATGTTCACCGGCAACGAGAAGGTCTGGCCGTTTCGGGACCAGATCCCACCCGCCCCGCGCGGCCACAAGGTGCCCAAGCCCGGCGACACCGGCGGCGCCTCGATGGTGCTCGACCTGCTGCGCGACCGACTCGCCGAGAGCGACGCCGAGGTGCGTTTCGAGACCGGCGTGACGAACCTGGTCGTGGATGAGTCCGGAGCGGTCGTCGGGGTGGGCTGGCGACGTTTCGACGAGACCGGCTACGTCCGCGCGAAGGCGGTGATCCTGGCGGCGGGCGGGTTCGTGATGAACCCCGAGATGGTCGCGGAGTTCACCCCGACGTTGGGCTCGAAGCTGATCCCCCTGGGCGCGACGCACGACGACGGGCTGGGACTGCGGCTCGGCCGCTCGGTCGGCGGGGCCTGGGAGCACATGAACGAGGCCTTCATCACCGCGCCCTTCTATCCGCCGTCGGGACTGGTGAAGGGAATCGTGGTGAACAAGGACGGCAAGCGTTTCGTGGCCGAGGACTCCTACCACTCCCGGACCTCCTACTTCGTGATGCGCCAGCCCGAGCAGCGGGCGTACCTGATCGTCGACTCCGAGCACATCGAGCACCCCGAGATCCCGCTGTGTCCGTTCATCGACGGCTGGGAGACGATCGAGGAGATGGAGACCGCGCTCAACCTGCCGCCGGGTTCGTTGGCCGCCACACTGGCCACGTACAACGAGAACGCGGCCAAGGGTGAGGACCCCGAGTTCCACAAGCACCCCGACTGGTTGGCTCCGCAGGACCAGGGGCCATGGGGGGCGTACGACCTCACGTTGGGCAACGCGCTCTATGCCGGCTTCACGATGGGTGGGCTGGCCTGCGACCTGGACGGTCGCGTGGAGCGCGAAGACGGCGAGACGATCCCCGGGTTGTTCGCGGCGGGCGCGTGCGCGTCCAACATCGCCCAAGACGCCGCGGGCTATGCGTCGGGCACCCAGCTCGGCGAGGGCAGTTTCTTCGGACGGCGCGCCGGACGGGCGGCGGCGGACCTGGCAGCATCGGGGGCATGA